The following coding sequences are from one Maniola hyperantus chromosome 7, iAphHyp1.2, whole genome shotgun sequence window:
- the LOC117983943 gene encoding snRNA-activating protein complex subunit 1-like, with translation MPRDGSSLPIYQVHIADGFSNDCDEIVNRCLQLKPLDFKEFAKLWKEMNFDLLYEGRMSSAEIAELSEELIHIAKHYMVKDTSYYEESVTGLFLVYSLLNLQPFQGFASLRLVPSDVRAVNRIETVARRERRLDVLYVLGEVLTKWTQYHADERPRGMEGVLRKYLEGYTSIDSLGVRPVGVFYRQNEELDNIRDSGTMTRQYMHAKAALFSDSREDSSLQYINERLANQLNSSLRKLVMGVIEDGCDYDQENVSEEEEDDDKEERKMSEDRLTTVQAIKAKAMSNAVDPMNHLTSAENRKKSKTAPASSRDLKKPTGKIKSGSRTRPITTSPKKIKTEAKPRRKPNPIIDFSDNSDDDADDPDLLLEFNQVPDDTDDDDNEDGNNENRNTDDDDNDNENSQEIKKQENDERQYEESIGFNVESLPLILRTGDFGPDIEIEIIDHTKPKRKKIESSKTTSPVVITPRPRTPRTTKKTKTPKTPNSDEDEQLSIKSRINFLKTYKKGRKDDFAMSKDGLPLRIIGKRDQKRRDIKSRFQKQGLLPIANFDEDQVEKS, from the exons ATGCCGC GTGACGGGTCCTCTCTGCCAATTTACCAAGTGCACATAGCAGATGGGTTCTCAAATGACTGTGATGAGATAGTGAACCGGTGCCTGCAGCTTAAACCCCTGGACTTTAAGGAGTTTGCCAAACTATGGAAGGAAATGAACTTCGATTTGTTGTATGA AGGCAGAATGTCAAGTGCAGAAATTGCGGAATTATCTGAGGAATTGATTCACATAGCCAAACATTACATGGTCAAAGACACAAGTTATTATGAG GAATCCGTAACAGGACTCTTCTTAGTGTACAGTCTGCTAAATCTACAGCCCTTCCAAGGGTTCGCCAGTCTAAGACTAGTTCCCAGCGACGTGCGAGCTGTGAACAGGATAGAGACGGTGGCGCGACGCGAGCGAAGACTGGACGTGTTGTATGTATTGGGCGAGGTGCTGACCAAGTGGACTCagtaccacgcggacgaacgaCCGCGAGGCATGGAGGGGGTTCTGAGGAAGTATTTAGAAG GTTATACAAGTATAGACAGCCTAGGAGTGCGACCGGTGGGCGTGTTCTACCGGCAGAATGAGGAGCTGGACAACATCAGGGATTCTGGCACCATGACGCGGCAGTATATGCACGCCAAAGCAGCGCTATTCA GCGACAGCCGTGAAGACTCAAGCCTCCAGTACATCAACGAGCGCTTGGCGAACCAACTCAACTCGTCTCTTCGCAAGCTGGTCATGGGCGTAATTGAGGACGGCTGTGACTATGACCAGGAAAATG TTTCAGAGGAAGAAGAAGATGATGATAAAGAAGAGAGGAAGATGTCAGAAGATCGGTTGACAACTGTGCAGGCCATAAAGGCTAAGGCCATGTCCAATGCGGTGGATCCCATGAACCATCTCACTAGTGCTGAGAACAG AAAAAAATCGAAGACCGCCCCGGCAAGCAGCAGGGATCTCAAAAAACCGACCGGCAAAATCAAATCTGGTTCTCGCACCCGACCTATCACAACATcacctaaaaaaataaaaaccgaagcGAAACCCAGAAGAAAGCCCAACCCAATAATTGATTTCTCTGATAACtctgatgatgatgctgatgatccAGACTTGCTTCTTGAGTTCAATCAGGTTCCTGATGATActgatgacgatgataatgaGGATGGAAACAATGAAAACAGAAATActgatgacgatgataatgataatgaaaacagccaagaaattaaaaaacaagAAAATGACGAACGTCAATATGAAGAAAGCATAGGTTTCAACGTGGAATCACTACCTCTGATATTGAGAACTGGAGATTTTGGACCGGATATAGAAATCGAAATCATAGATCACACAAAAcctaaaagaaagaaaattgaATCCTCTAAAACTACTAGTCCCGTTGTGATCACTCCGAGGCCTAGGACCCCTAGAACCACTAAAAAGACTAAAACTCCTAAAACTCCTAATAGCGACGAGGATGAGCAACTATCAATAAAATCTCGGATAAATTTCCTCAAAACATATAAGAAGGGTCGAAAAGATGACTTCGCCATGTCGAAGGATGGACTGCCTCTAAGGATAATAGGGAAGAGGGATCAGAAACGACGAGATATAAAGTCTAGGTTCCAAAAGCAAGGGTTGTTGCCAATCGCTAATTTTGATGAAGATCAAGTTGAAAAAAGTTAA
- the LOC117983664 gene encoding cytochrome c oxidase subunit 5B, mitochondrial-like, giving the protein MASLCRQIVRVNALRSVLSTARRGFADKMMPDPLEHATGLEKKELLALESGNDDPFNMKVLKKAAGTRDSPTLVPSCFDARIVGCICEEHATSINWLWVHKDHPRRCECGHWYKLIEKTPL; this is encoded by the exons ATGGCTTCCTTGTGTAGACAAATTGTACGCGTAAATGCTCTCCGAAGTGTTCTATCCACCGCTCGACGGGGATTTGCAGACAAAA tGATGCCAGACCCCCTAGAGCACGCGACGGGTCTAGAAAAGAAAGAATTGCTCGCGCTAGAGTCAGGCAATGACGACCCCTTCAACATGAAGGTGCTGAAGAAGGCCGCCGGCACGCGCGACAGCCCCACACTCGTACCCTCGTGTTTCGACGCGCGTATTGTAGGATGCATAT GTGAAGAACACGCCACATCAATTAACTGGCTTTGGGTACATAAG GACCACCCCCGCCGCTGCGAGTGCGGACACTGGTACAAATTAATCGAGAAGACGCCCCTCTAA
- the LOC117983665 gene encoding uncharacterized protein translates to MLRITASVTWLLILGLYDSCLSDKTGTTFTFKEYQYKDSPKNEMTFHEFETACEQSSACNQMTGLAQMRCVRECVSPSCYREIYSSDLLEEGEIDVRLNSFKGCFVQRSGRTRN, encoded by the exons atgttaCGGATAACAGCATCAGTAACCTGGTTATTAATTTTAGGATTGTACGACAGTTGTTTAAGTGATAAAACTGGTACAACCTTTACGTTTAAAGAATATCAATACAAGGATTCGCCTAAAAAT GAAATGACATTTCATGAATTTGAAACAGCATGTGAACAAAGCAGCGCATGTAATCAAATGACTGGATTAGCGCAAATGAGATGTGTTCGAGAATGTGTTTCACCGTCATGTTACCGAGAGATATATTCATCAGATCTG CTTGAAGAAGGTGAAATTGATGTTCGACTTAATTCATTCAAAGGCTGTTTTGTCCAAAGAAGTGGTCGAACGAGAAACTGA